A section of the Candidatus Nitrosacidococcus sp. I8 genome encodes:
- a CDS encoding M20/M25/M40 family metallo-hydrolase, translated as MKLYQKIFINLLFLVISPLLQAEEIHHQLEIYLDPDSHHLKAIDTITLPDSYPSPITFRLHNHLNPQLESPEIQLKKLKESEFTEDYILTFPKGVHEFTINYEGEIFHSIKPISQEYAHSFSASSGLIASEGVFLTGGSYWYPQFANDGLITFSLTTHLPQKWHSVSQGIRTQQNDQEIWKENHPQEEIYLIAGQFTEYDGKAENGKVTTMAFLQHPDPGLAHKYLEATNQYLEIYRSLISSYPYGKFALVENFWETGYGMPSFTLLGTNVIRFPFILHSSYPHEILHNWWGNGVYLKYGSGNWTEGLTAYLADHLLKEQQGEGVTYRRETLQKYTDYVEESRDFPLTQFRGRDSAASQAIGYGKTLMMFHMLRQKLGDKTFIKALQNFYHQYQYAPAGFSDLEGSFEKTSGQSLHSFFNQWITRPGAPLLKIKSAQVTPKEGKYILTATIAQVQGGKPYQLAIPTAIYLENSEQVYQTQIEFDKKEHRIELTFSNRPLKFEIDPQFDVFRRLDSNEIPPALSQAFGAKTALAILPASASSALKEGYQHLIETWQQEGRNIKVVMDNTIDKLPSDQMVWLLGWENKFRSVFHRSLEGYPYQANVDSVKIKNHMLNKTHHSVIVTTRPENNLHQTLVWIATDNVAALPGLTRKLPHYGKYSYLGFAGSEPENITKGQWSVIRSPMSVLFTQDSSAIKSTLPLQKSLISLSSQFNQDQMMADIQYLADPKQEGRGLGSSGLEQVAKYIENAFQEAGFNPIEQKWIEHIPQAAKEMALSNIIGTLSGTDPSLPTIVIGAHYDHLGKGWPDMHQGDEGKIHPGADDNASGVAVILEMARSLGTGWQGKRTLTFIAFTGEEAGKLGSTYYVNHLTQPVMTMINLDTVGRLNKNKLLILGTHSAKEWSYIFQGASYVTGVPIEIVTQDLDSSDHNSFINVGIPAVQLFTGAHRDYHRPTDTIDKIDSLGLTKVAAVLKEAIDYLANRNESLAGENTIQPTLPLTKSSRKVTLGTVPDFSWKGEGVRLSGVS; from the coding sequence ATGAAACTTTATCAAAAAATTTTTATTAATTTACTTTTCTTAGTAATCTCTCCGTTATTACAAGCAGAAGAAATACACCATCAGCTAGAAATTTATTTAGATCCCGATAGTCATCATCTTAAAGCGATTGATACTATTACTTTACCTGATTCTTACCCATCTCCTATTACATTTCGTCTCCATAATCATCTTAATCCTCAACTAGAAAGCCCAGAGATTCAATTAAAAAAACTAAAAGAAAGCGAATTTACAGAAGATTACATTCTTACTTTTCCCAAAGGTGTGCATGAATTTACCATAAATTATGAAGGTGAAATTTTTCATTCTATTAAACCGATCAGCCAAGAATATGCCCATAGCTTTAGTGCTTCGTCAGGTTTAATTGCATCAGAGGGGGTATTTTTAACCGGCGGAAGTTATTGGTATCCACAATTTGCCAACGATGGACTGATTACTTTTTCCTTAACTACTCATCTCCCTCAAAAATGGCATTCAGTAAGTCAAGGTATTCGTACCCAGCAAAATGATCAAGAAATTTGGAAAGAGAACCATCCTCAAGAAGAAATTTATCTGATTGCAGGTCAGTTTACAGAATATGATGGAAAAGCTGAAAATGGGAAAGTCACTACCATGGCTTTTCTTCAACACCCAGATCCTGGTTTAGCTCATAAGTATTTAGAGGCAACTAATCAATACTTGGAAATATATCGATCCCTGATTAGCTCCTATCCCTACGGAAAATTTGCTTTAGTAGAAAATTTTTGGGAAACCGGCTATGGGATGCCTTCCTTTACTTTACTTGGCACTAATGTGATTCGATTCCCTTTTATTCTCCATTCTTCCTATCCTCATGAAATTCTCCATAATTGGTGGGGCAATGGAGTCTATTTAAAGTATGGCTCTGGAAACTGGACGGAGGGATTAACTGCCTACTTAGCAGATCATCTCCTTAAAGAACAACAGGGAGAAGGAGTTACTTATCGGCGAGAAACCCTACAAAAATACACGGACTATGTAGAAGAATCTCGAGATTTTCCCTTAACCCAATTTCGGGGTCGAGACAGTGCAGCCAGCCAAGCAATTGGCTATGGAAAAACTTTGATGATGTTTCATATGCTTCGTCAAAAATTAGGGGATAAAACTTTTATCAAAGCACTACAGAATTTTTATCATCAATACCAATATGCACCAGCTGGTTTTAGCGATCTAGAAGGGTCTTTTGAAAAAACGAGCGGGCAGTCGCTGCACTCTTTTTTCAATCAATGGATCACTCGTCCTGGAGCACCTTTATTAAAAATTAAATCTGCTCAAGTAACTCCTAAAGAGGGCAAGTATATACTCACGGCAACTATTGCCCAAGTCCAAGGGGGAAAACCTTATCAACTTGCTATCCCTACTGCCATTTATTTAGAAAATTCAGAGCAAGTCTATCAAACTCAAATTGAGTTTGATAAAAAAGAGCATAGGATTGAGCTTACTTTTTCTAATCGCCCTTTAAAATTTGAAATTGATCCTCAATTCGATGTGTTCCGCAGGTTAGATTCCAATGAGATTCCTCCCGCCTTAAGCCAAGCCTTTGGGGCTAAAACTGCACTGGCTATATTACCTGCTTCAGCATCTTCTGCTTTAAAAGAAGGTTATCAACATTTAATTGAAACTTGGCAACAGGAGGGGAGGAATATTAAGGTAGTTATGGATAATACTATTGATAAGCTACCTAGCGATCAAATGGTATGGCTTTTAGGCTGGGAAAATAAGTTTCGATCAGTTTTTCATCGATCCTTAGAAGGCTACCCCTATCAAGCAAATGTGGATAGTGTAAAGATTAAAAACCATATGCTTAATAAAACACATCATTCAGTAATCGTAACTACTCGCCCTGAAAATAACCTACATCAAACTTTAGTATGGATTGCTACAGATAATGTTGCTGCACTACCTGGGCTTACCCGAAAATTACCCCACTATGGGAAGTATAGCTATTTAGGATTTGCTGGCTCAGAGCCTGAAAATATAACGAAGGGGCAATGGTCAGTGATTCGATCACCTATGTCTGTGCTATTTACTCAAGACTCATCTGCAATAAAATCTACCTTACCACTACAAAAATCTTTAATTTCCTTATCTTCCCAATTCAACCAAGATCAAATGATGGCTGACATTCAATATCTAGCTGATCCTAAGCAAGAGGGTCGGGGTCTAGGATCGTCAGGACTAGAGCAAGTAGCAAAATATATTGAAAATGCGTTTCAAGAAGCTGGATTTAATCCTATTGAACAAAAGTGGATAGAACATATACCACAAGCAGCCAAAGAGATGGCCTTGAGTAATATTATTGGTACTTTATCTGGCACTGATCCAAGTCTGCCGACTATTGTGATTGGTGCTCATTATGATCACTTAGGCAAAGGTTGGCCAGATATGCATCAAGGAGATGAAGGGAAAATTCACCCGGGGGCAGATGATAATGCCAGCGGAGTGGCAGTGATATTAGAAATGGCTCGATCGTTAGGCACTGGATGGCAGGGTAAGCGAACGCTTACTTTTATTGCTTTTACTGGAGAAGAAGCAGGAAAATTGGGATCTACTTATTATGTAAATCACCTAACTCAGCCCGTGATGACAATGATTAATTTAGATACAGTAGGTCGTTTAAATAAAAATAAGCTTTTGATTTTGGGTACTCACTCTGCTAAGGAATGGTCTTATATTTTTCAAGGGGCTAGCTATGTTACTGGCGTGCCTATAGAGATTGTTACTCAGGATTTAGATTCTAGCGATCACAATAGTTTTATAAACGTAGGAATTCCTGCAGTACAACTATTTACGGGTGCTCATAGGGATTATCATCGACCTACAGATACGATAGATAAAATAGATTCCCTAGGACTGACTAAGGTAGCTGCCGTGTTGAAAGAAGCTATCGATTATTTGGCTAATCGGAACGAATCTTTAGCAGGAGAAAATACTATACAACCCACACTACCACTTACTAAATCTAGTAGAAAAGTAACGCTAGGCACTGTGCCAGATTTTAGCTGGAAGGGAGAAGGGGTTAGACTTTCAGGGGTGAGTTAA
- the tehB gene encoding tellurite resistance methyltransferase TehB: protein MISNPPAADYFQQKYGITKTHSAVVSAVEHVKPCKVLDLGCGQGRNTLFLGLLGFDVTASDYNPSTANVIHEIANTEGFKIKTEIYDMNQASIGDNYDFIVATVVFMFLEPQQIPTIVANMQEKTNPGGHNLIVSAMNTKDFPCHMPFSFTFTEGELAQYYQGWDLLIYEEEVGSMHARDAAGNPIKLKFVTMLAKKQAE, encoded by the coding sequence ATGATCTCCAATCCTCCTGCTGCCGATTATTTTCAGCAAAAGTATGGAATCACCAAAACTCATTCAGCGGTAGTCTCTGCCGTAGAGCACGTAAAACCTTGTAAAGTTTTAGATTTAGGCTGTGGGCAGGGTCGTAATACTTTATTTCTAGGGTTACTTGGATTTGATGTGACTGCAAGTGACTATAACCCAAGTACAGCTAATGTAATTCATGAAATAGCAAATACTGAAGGATTTAAAATAAAAACTGAAATTTATGATATGAATCAAGCATCCATTGGGGATAACTATGATTTTATCGTAGCTACCGTAGTGTTTATGTTCTTAGAGCCTCAGCAAATACCTACCATTGTTGCCAATATGCAGGAAAAAACAAATCCAGGAGGACACAATTTAATTGTTTCTGCCATGAATACCAAGGATTTTCCTTGCCACATGCCTTTTTCTTTTACGTTTACTGAAGGGGAATTAGCTCAATACTACCAAGGATGGGATCTACTTATTTATGAAGAAGAGGTAGGTTCTATGCATGCTAGAGATGCAGCAGGTAATCCTATTAAGCTGAAATTTGTAACTATGCTTGCAAAAAAACAAGCCGAATAA
- a CDS encoding DsbA family protein, with amino-acid sequence MTILYYIHDPMCSWYWAFRPIWLEIKKTLECKISIAYVLGGLAPDTNEPMPFVLQKKIQGIWRKIQQEVPQTQFNFDFWTKNQPCRSTYPACRAILAALNQGDQFGEEIILKIQQAYYLEARNPFNEAVLIELSEALGLNKELFFRDLNAPETQQKLEQQIQFCQQLKISTFPSLVLQHKKQYYSILHHYLDSSIVLGTIESILTA; translated from the coding sequence ATGACTATCCTTTACTATATCCACGATCCCATGTGTAGTTGGTATTGGGCATTTCGCCCAATTTGGCTAGAGATCAAAAAGACACTGGAGTGCAAAATTTCCATTGCTTATGTACTTGGTGGACTAGCTCCAGATACAAATGAACCAATGCCTTTTGTGCTACAAAAGAAAATTCAGGGGATTTGGCGAAAAATCCAACAAGAAGTACCTCAAACCCAATTTAATTTTGATTTTTGGACAAAGAATCAGCCCTGTAGATCCACTTATCCTGCCTGTCGTGCAATATTGGCTGCTTTAAATCAAGGAGATCAGTTTGGAGAGGAAATTATATTAAAAATTCAACAAGCTTATTATCTCGAGGCGAGGAATCCATTCAACGAAGCGGTATTAATTGAGCTGTCTGAAGCATTAGGGTTAAATAAAGAGCTATTTTTTCGTGATTTAAATGCTCCAGAAACACAGCAGAAACTGGAACAGCAAATCCAGTTTTGCCAACAATTAAAGATAAGTACTTTTCCTAGTTTAGTGCTACAACATAAAAAACAATACTATTCTATCCTACATCATTATTTAGACTCATCCATCGTATTAGGCACGATAGAATCTATCTTAACTGCTTAA